One Lutzomyia longipalpis isolate SR_M1_2022 chromosome 4, ASM2433408v1 DNA segment encodes these proteins:
- the LOC129795330 gene encoding low-density lipoprotein receptor-related protein 6: MIEGGEMVSGPLFPAKFILFVGLLGIFLHQNGATTETGGSINLLFTTYQDIRWANVTGSEIKIDVLTKDLIEGAAIDFFAARKLVCWADQGRERVECMKMNGMKPARRDIVVAAKAKVDGLAIDWLTEKIYWTVSETNKIEVTSLDGRYRKVLFWVDVDQPRGIAVVPAQKLLVWTDWGESPKIEASSMDGDPTSRKVLVKDKGIFWPNGLAVDLEQELIYWVDGKLHTLQVMRLDGSDRRTLATNLIYPYSLTMLQEHIFWTDWQLYAINTLSGGQVRELFNVSVSPISVRIWDQRVQPHGETPCQVANGNCSHLCLLAQNPQGFSCACPTGIRLIDNTTCADHPTDMLFLVQRTQISRISLDTPDFTSFPLMLNRVKYAIAIDYDPVEDTVYWSDGDVHTIRRVRQDGQGPVETIVSAIAHADGLALDWLARNLYWTDTGMDHIEVSRMDGSSRYVVINENLKEPRAIAVAPMLGWLFWSDWDEEMPKIERAALDGSERVVLVSNDLGWPNGLALDFSENTVYWCDAKTDKIEVVGMNGSNRRVILLEQLPHVFGLSLLGDYIYWSDWQRRSIERAHKKKGTDRLVIVDQHPDLMGLKVARLREVNGTSPCVVNNGGCSHLCFNRPHDFVCRCPINYELAADQRTCFIPSAYLFFSKMRGLGRISVERNEGNYNDQITPYKVIREVYALDVDDTWGMLFWTDRRSKSIQRALVNGTDVQKIVDSGLGRPEAIAVDWLGRNIFWTDVELRRIEVARWDGSSRKVLVWKSVEEPKNLIVEPRRGAMYWTEQQLEVIQKAGMDGSEVTTIARKVGDVNGLALDEGTRRLYWTSQSTPARIEWSDCDGQRKGGTLIDLHGSDPFAISIYGDYVYWSDWKTGDVERIDKMAATNRTLIHENLEFVRSLVVYRTTPPQTSGINRCNVNNGGCSHLCLANRNGSVCACPTHYFLNTDGFSCSPPKDYLIFSQKSTFGRLFPNSTDVLDASFPVTGKHIRVIEFDPVMKFLYWIDGKAVRKSAENGTRMSTVVTSGSQPYDMAIDFIGRLLYWTCSYTNSINISSLNGNSVGTIDTGDSQIPRNLAIDSLDRYLFWTDYGQQAIFRARIDGAARIRLVNKLSGVAAMTIDSQMKIIFYADGERIERIDYAGANRQKITLLNYHPVTSLAALRGILYWLDDKMLLESLTYNGEAAAGDGASLHQLTDIVAVSGPPEGAIANHTCSHLVNECSHLCVAMGTLAVGRRAPEEACSCPLGLMLMEDKMSCGTLPPCGPGHFTCTSLMPGGLLDGVNKDCIPMSWRCDGQNDCMDKSDEMGCPSCSGDQFRCQSGECIDRKFVCDGTTHCADGHDEADCCKAPQDFQCPGNKVCIPPASLCDGWDHCADGADESPDVCGPANNKRFVQTSDKKTFIIVIVILMLVTFFAAYVLQICRSRIMAHGGQMQNDPATAPLSPAQAAGKIARGSRLSTVADAVWMSTLNGRAGSANSYDRNNITGASSSTTKGSSSLMAYPLNPPPSPATTNASTRHSGYRPYRHYKSINQPPPPTPCSTDVCDESDSNCTSKTASGRGPLPRRTHRGYADAGEPYPPPPTPRSHSDIGGYVLTESCPPSPGSRSSAYFSPLPPPPSPVQSPRRDYT, translated from the exons ATGATTGAGGGTGGAGAAATGGTCTCCGGGCCGCTCTTTCCGGCAAAATTCATCCTCTTTGTGGGacttttggggatttttcttcaccaaaatg GTGCCACAACAGAGACAGGAGGATCGATAAATTTACTCTTCACAACTTATCAGGACATCCGGTGGGCAAATGTGACGGGGAGTGAGATAAAAATTGATGTTTTGACCAAAGATCTCATTGAGGGGGCTGCCATTGACTTCTTCGCAGCCCGGAAGCTCGTGTGCTGGGCCGATCAGGGACGTGAACGTGTGGAATGCATGAAGATGAATGGCATGAAGCCAGCACGGAGGGATATTGTCGTGGCGGCAAAGGCAAAAGTCGATGGGCTGGCAATTGATTGGCTCACAGAGAAGATCTACTGGACTGTGAGTGAGACGAATAAGATTGAGGTGACGAGCCTCGATGGGCGCTACCGGAAGGTGTTGTTTTGGGTGGATGTGGACCAGCCACGGGGGATTGCCGTTGTGCCCGCTCAGAAGCTCCTTGTGTGGACAGATTGGGGGGAAAGTCCCAAAATTGAAGCTTCCAGCATGGATGGTGATCCCACGAGTAGGAAGGTTCTCGTGAAGGACAAGGGGATCTTCTGGCCGAATGGTCTTGCCGTGGATCTCGAGCAGGAGCTCATCTACTGGGTTGATGGGAAGCTCCACACGCTGCAGGTGATGCGTCTCGATGGGAGTGATCGACGCACCCTGGCCACGAACCTCATCTACCCCTACAGCCTGACAATGCTGCAGGAACACATCTTCTGGACTGATTGGCAACTCTATGCCATCAATACGCTCTCAGGGGGACAAGTCCGGGAACTTTTTAACGTTTCCGTCTCCCCAATTTCCGTCCGGATCTGGGATCAGCGTGTCCAACCGCACGGTGAGACTCCCTGCCAGGTGGCCAATGGGAATTGTTCCCATCTCTGCCTCCTCGCCCAGAATCCGCAGGGCTTCTCGTGCGCCTGCCCAACGGGAATCCGCCTCATTGACAACACAACGTGCGCTGATCACCCAACGGATATGCTCTTCCTCGTCCAGAGAACGCAAATCAGTCGCATTTCCCTCGATACGCCCGACTTCACGAGCTTCCCGCTCATGCTGAATCGCGTAAAGTACGCCATTGCCATTGACTACGATCCCGTCGAGGATACCGTCTATTGGTCAGACGGAGACGTTCACACCATCAGGCGAGTCCGTCAAGATGGTCAAGGACCCGTTGAGACCATTGTCTCAGCCATTGCACACGCAGACGGGCTCGCTCTCGACTGGTTGGCACGAAATCTCTACTGGACTGATACTGGAATGGATCACATTGAG GTCAGTCGAATGGACGGCTCATCGCGGTACGTTGtaataaatgagaatttaaagGAGCCACGAGCAATAGCAGTTGCCCCAATGCTGGGCTGGCTCTTCTGGAGTGATTGGGATGAGGAAATGCCAAAAATTGAACGTGCTGCCCTTGATGGTTCGGAGCGCGTTGTACTCGTTTCCAATGATCTCGGATGGCCAAATGGGCTTGCTCTGGATTTTAGTGAGAACACCGTTTACTGGTGCGATGCCAAGACCGATAAAATTGAG gtggTCGGGATGAATGGTTCAAATAGGCGTGTGATTCTCCTGGAGCAACTTCCGCATGTGTTTGGATTGAGTCTCCTTGGAGACTATATTTACTGGTCCGATTGGCAGAGGAGATCAATTGAGAGGGCGCACAAGAAGAAGGGGACAGATCGGTTGGTTATTGTTGATCAACATCCGGACTTGATGGGGCTGAAGGTGGCACGGTTGCGTGAGGTAAACGGGACGAGTCCGTGTGTGGTTAACAATGGCGGTTGCTCCCATCTCTGCTTCAATCGTCCGCATGATTTTGTCTGTCGTTGCCCGATAAACTATGAATTGGCTGCTGATCAGCGAACCTGCTTCATTCCTTCGGCTTATTTGTTCTTCTCAAAAATGCGTGGCCTCGGGAGGATTTCCGTTGAACGCAATGAAGGGAATTACAATGATCAGATAACACCGTACAAGGTGATCAGGGAAGTTTATGCTCTTGACGTAGACGACACGTGGGGCATGCTGTTCTGGACAGATCGTCGTTCAAAGTCCATCCAACGGGCTCTTGTCAATGGGACTGATGTTCAGAAGATCGTTGACTCGGGCCTTGGGCGTCCTGAGGCAATTGCCGTTGATTGGttgggaagaaatattttctggaCTGATGTGGAGCTGCGACGCATTGAGGTGGCACGGTGGGATGGATCAAGTCGTAAAGTTCTCGTGTGGAAGAGTGTTGAGGAGCCAAAAAATCTCATTGTTGAACCGAGACGGGGTGCAATGTACTGGACTGAGCAGCAATTGGAGGTGATCCAAAAAGCAGGCATGGACGGGTCGGAGGTTACGACAATTGCCCGGAAAGTGGGCGATGTGAACGGTCTGGCCTTGGATGAGGGCACAAGGAGGCTGTATTGGACGAGTCAGAGCACACCAGCACGTATTGAATGGTCTGATTGCGATGGACAGCGCAAGGGGGGAACGTTGATTGATCTTCACGGCAGCGATCCGTTTGCAATTTCAATCTACGGCGACTATGTGTACTGGAGTGACTGGAAGACGGGAGATGTGGAGCGTATTGACAAAATGGCAGCCACAAATCGAACGTTGATTCATGAAAATCTCGAATTTGTCCGTTCGCTTGTTGTCTATCGCACAACACCACCACAAACGTCAGGAATTAATCGGTGTAACGTCAACAATGGTGGTTGCTCTCACCTTTGCTTGGCTAATCGCAATGGATCCGTTTGTGCTTGCCCAACGCACTACTTTCTCAACACAGATGGATTTTCCTGTAGTCCCCCGAAGGATTATCTGATCTTCAGtcaaaaatcaacatttgGCAGGCTCTTCCCGAATTCAACGGACGTTCTCGATGCTTCCTTCCCGGTTACAGGGAAGCACATTCGTGTTATTGAATTTGATCCTGTTATGAAGTTTCTCTACTGG ATTGATGGAAAGGCTGTGAGAAAGAGCGCAGAAAATGGTACAAGAATGTCAACTGTTGTAACTTCGGGTTCACAACCCTATGACATGGCCATAGATTTCATTGGGAGACTTCTCTACTGGACTTGTTCCTACACAAACTCCATCAATATCTCCAG tttaaatggaaattccgTGGGGACAATCGATACGGGTGATTCACAAATTCCTCGGAATCTCGCCATTGATTCCCTCGATCGTTACCTCTTCTGGACGGATTATGGGCAACAGGCAATATTTCGGGCACGTATTGACGGAGCTGCCCGTATTAGGCTCGTGAATAAACTATCGGGTGTTGCAGCCATGACAATTGATTCACAAATGAAGATTATCTTCTATGCGGATGGGGAGAGAATTGAGAGGATTGACTATGCTGGAGCCAACag GCAAAAGATTACTCTCCTGAATTACCATCCGGTGACTTCTTTGGCAGCTTTGAGGGGAATTTTGTATTGGTTAGATGATAAGATGCTGCTGGAGAGTTTGACGTACAATGGGGAAGCAGCAGCTGGGGATGGGGCTTCGTTGCATCAATTGACGGACATTGTGGCTGTTTCGGGGCCCCCTGAGGGTGCTATTGCGAATCACACGTGTTCGCATCTTGTCAATGAATGTTCCCATCTCTGTGTGGCCATGGGGACATTGGCAGTGGGACGAAGGGCGCCTGAGGAGGCGTGTTCGTGCCCACTGGGGTTGATGCTGATGGAGGATAAGATGAGTTGTGGTACATTGCCACCGTGTGGTCCGGGACACTTCACGTGTACATCCCTCATGCCGGGTGGGCTGTTGGATGGCGTGAATAAGGACTGTATCCCCATGTCGTGGCGCTGTGATGGGCAAAATGACTGCATGGATAAGTCCGATGAGATGGGATGTCCATCGTGCAGTGGGGATCAGTTCCGGTGTCAATCCGGGGAGTGTATTGATCGGAAGTTTGTCTGTGATGGGACAACGCACTGTGCCGATGGGCACGATGAGGCGGATTGCTGTAAAGCCCCGCAGGACTTTCAGTGTCCTGGGAATAAGGTTTGCATCCCGCCGGCATCGTTGTGTGATGGTTGGGATCACTGTGCCGATGGGGCTGATGAATCGCCCGATGTTTGTGGTCCGGCGAATAATAAACGCTTCGTGCAGACGTCGGATAAGAAGACATTCATCATTGTCATTGTTATCCTCATGCTCGTGACGTTCTTTGCGGCGTACGTGCTGCAAATTTGTCGTAGTCGCATTATGGCGCACGGAGGGCAGATGCAGAATGATCCGGCAACGGCTCCCCTTAGCCCCGCACAGGCAGCGGGGAAGATTGCACGGGGATCGAGGTTATCCACTGTGGCGGATGCTGTGTGGATGTCAACGCTCAATGGGCGTGCGGGGAGTGCAAATAGCTACGATCGCAATAACATTACGGGTGCTTCGAGTAGTACAACAAAGGGCAGTAGTAGCCTCATGGCGTACCCCCTCAATCCACCCCCAAGCCCCGCCACAACGAACGCCTCGACGCGCCACAGCGGCTACCGTCCGTACAGGCACTACAAGTCCATCAATCAACCCCCACCGCCAACGCCGTGCTCCACAGATGTGTGCGATGAGAGCGATAGCAATTGTACGTCGAAGACAGCCTCGGGGCGGGGGCCACTCCCACGGCGGACGCATCGAGGCTACGCAGATGCCGGAGAGCCGTATCCGCCGCCACCGACGCCACGCTCTCACAGCGACATTGGTGGCTACGTTCTCACTGAAAGTTGTCCCCCATCGCCCGGATCACGTTCTTCGGCGTACTTTTCACCCCTCCCACCACCCCCGTCGCCTGTACAGTCCCCCCGGCGGGACTACACGTAG
- the LOC129795372 gene encoding uncharacterized protein LOC129795372 yields the protein MEKPYPRGRPVHPEYSKLGFRRIKIDGKSSVVCEYCKIVLQNTATKRLRGHRNVCSMTPKDGQVKQEEISQQDDSLIDEVTPKEEDPLTYARRNSSSYIELQPPSPEAEYATYDTDSDDAVQRTVPLSTSKPPAAVVKVSPSRKRPRAVESEGVVEVVKQMMETFTGMMQKNQTPAAEYGDEAFCNWLLTQFATMEARRKLRVQHEISNMIFRAQTEEGQ from the exons ATGGAGAAACCATACCCTCGTGGGCGCCCTGTGCATCCGGAATACAGCAAACTCGGCTTCCGGCGGATTAAGATTGACGGAAAGAGCTCCGTTGTGTGCGAATACTGCAAAATTGTCCTCCAAAATACAGCCACAAAGCGACTACGCGGCCACag GAATGTCTGCTCAATGACACCAAAAGACGGTCAAGTGAAGCAGGAGGAGATCTCACAGCAAG ATGACAGTTTAATAGATGAAGTGACACCAAAAGAAGAAGACCCCCTAACGTATGCCCGGAGAAATTCCTCCTCCTACATTGAACTCCAACCCCCAAGTCCGGAAGCAGAGTACGCAACATACGACACAGATTCCGATGATGCTGTCCAGCGCACGGTGCCCCTGTCAACCAGCAAACCTCCCGCCGCCGTTGTGAAGGTCTCCCCATCGCGGAAGCGCCCCCGTGCCGTGGAAAGCGAAGGGGTGGTCGAGGTGGTGAAGCAAATGATGGAAACCTTCACGGGGATGATGCAGAAGAATCAAACACCTGCCGCCGAGTACGGGGATGAGGCATTCTGCAATTGGCTACTCACACAATTTGCCACAATGGAAGCCCGGCGGAAGCTGAGGGTGCAACATGAGATCTCCAATATGATTTTCCGGGCACAAACGGAGGAAGGGCAGTGA
- the LOC129795377 gene encoding NADH dehydrogenase [ubiquinone] 1 alpha subcomplex subunit 6: MAASREAVLRTLKQVRPILSVDKTEARRRVFNLYRAWYRQIPYIVMDYDIPKSVEQCREKLREEFLRNKNVTDIRVIDMLVIKGQMELKESVEIWKQKGHIMRYFKESQEPKPTDFLSKFFSGHN, from the exons ATGGCTGCAAGTCGCGAAGCAGTCCTTAGGACACTAAAACAAGTCCGACCAATCCTCTCTGTGGACAAAACCGAAGCCAGGAGGCGTGTATTCAATCTCTATCGAGCCTGGTACAGACAAATCCCATACATTg TTATGGACTATGACATCCCAAAATCCGTCGAACAGTGCCGTGAGAAGCTTCGGGAGGAATTCCTAAGAAATAAGAATGTAACGGATATCCGTGTAATTGATATGCTGGTCATCAAA ggtcAAATGGAATTAAAGGAATCCGTGGAGATTTGGAAGCAAAAAGGACACATTATGCGCTATTTCAAAGAATCCCAGGAGCCTAAACCCAcggattttctctcaaaattcttCTCCGGACACAATTGA
- the LOC129795366 gene encoding growth arrest and DNA damage-inducible proteins-interacting protein 1, whose amino-acid sequence MNKFRGSFPIFRDFSILTRISRSCKTAPDTAAPITAAEATAVAEFVEDEDEKEAQRQLYESKRNKSRLLPQHRNLLSGRRPYTESQSWVHETLKYQRGLFGKYGLESGVDPRICFPTAAERAEKEEYNRVAYPYTIAEMRERIEAEAAAKEERIRQREEDVATKLTKLEKWSQEFRDRVAKAEAEARAAKEKRERLVEEVRRHFGFKLDARDERFKELLAQKEKEDKKKQKEARKKAREEKTIAKLLAKGSEEKSAPESRE is encoded by the coding sequence atgaataaattccggggcagttttccaattttccgggATTTTTCCATCCTGACACGCATTTCACGTTCGTGCAAAACAGCCCCAGACACCGCAGCACCCATTACGGCAGCAGAAGCCACAGCTGTGGCGGAATTTGTTGAGGATGAGGATGAAAAGGAAGCTCAGAGGCAATTGTACGAGAGTAAAAGGAATAAATCTCGCCTCCTGCCGCAGCATCGGAACCTCCTCAGTGGTCGTCGTCCCTACACGGAGAGTCAGTCGTGGGTACATGAAACCCTCAAGTACCAACGGGGGCTGTTTGGGAAGTATGGCCTTGAGAGTGGTGTTGATCCGCGGATTTGCTTCCCAACAGCCGCAGAACGTGCTGAGAAGGAGGAATACAACAGAGTGGCGTACCCCTACACAATTGCCGAGATGAGGGAGAGAATTGAGGCGGAAGCAGCAGCCAAAGAGGAGAGGATCCGGCAGCGCGAGGAGGATGTCGCGACAAAGCTGACAAAATTGGAGAAATGGTCACAGGAATTCCGGGATCGTGTTGCAAAGGCCGAAGCTGAAGCAAGGGCAGCCAAGGAGAAGCGTGAGAGGCTTGTTGAGGAGGTTCGTCGGCATTTTGGCTTCAAACTCGATGCGCGTGATGAGAGATTCAAGGAATTGCTGGCGCAGAAGGAGAAGGAGGAtaagaagaagcaaaaggaaGCCCGGAAGAAGGCAAGGGAGGAGAAGACAATTGCTAAACTCCTCGCAAAGGGCTCTGAAGAGAAATCCGCGCCTGAATCCCGGGAATAG
- the LOC129795370 gene encoding ER membrane protein complex subunit 10, with the protein MLRLIIAVGIFFFYCDAQETFFDGRTTIELHHLLYPTGPTLRGNISLSGDGHARITQEQLSEEDRQQLVDLAKRDAFYTLRATVGGSSGDPVILYTSTKACLLLKNFLLDNLWVSLDHLGSVIGIHQVVAGSQTCTNGEELNSEFASEFTTGVFVKHSELAPIPDTASFIQKLEREREARERGEVKDNRGFFAKYWMYIVPVVILLLLSGATNPEAAAAGRR; encoded by the exons ATGTTGAGGTTAATCATTGCCGtggggattttcttcttttactgcGACGCCCAGGAGACCTTCTTCGACGGGCGCACCACCATTGAGCTGCACCACCTGCTGTACCCCACGGGGCCCACATTGCGCGGCAATATCAGCCTCAGTGGCGATGGGCATGCACGGATTACGCAGGAACAGCTGTCTGAGGAAGATCGGCAGCAGCTGGTGGATCTGGCCAAGAGGGATGCCTTCTATACGCTCAGAGCCACCGTTGGTGGCTCTTCCGGTGACCCTGTGATCCTCTACACGTCCACAAAAGCG TGCCTTCTGCTAAAGAATTTCCTCCTGGACAACTTGTGGGTGAGCCTTGATCACTTGGGGAGTGTCATTGGGATCCATCAGGTTGTTGCGGGCAGTCAAACATGCACCAATGGGGAAGAATTAAATTCGGAATTTGCATCGGAATTCACAACGGGAGTCTTTGTGAAGCACAGCGAATTGGCCCCCATTCCCGACACAGCCAGCTTCATTCagaaactagaacgcgaacgTGAGGCCCGAGAACGCGGGGAGGTTAAGGATAATCGAGGATTCTTCGCCAAATAC tGGATGTACATCGTTCCCGTTGTGATCCTCCTCCTCCTGTCAGGTGCAACAAATCCCGAAGCAGCTGCTGCAGGACGCAGATAA